The Pseudomonas pergaminensis nucleotide sequence GCCCGCATTGGACCTGTTGAAAAAAGTTCGCGCCGAACATCGAATCCACAGTTACGAACATGACCCCAAGGCGGCGTCATATGGGCTGGAAGCCGCGGAGAAATTGGGCCTCGACCCGGCGCGGGTGTTCAAGACCTTACTGGCCAGCAGTGAGAAGGGTGAATTATTGGTGGCAGTGGTGCCGGTCGTCGGAAGTCTGGACCTGAAAGCCCTGGCGCAGGCGGCAGGCGTCAAGAAAGTCGAAATGGCCGACCCGGCAGCCGCGCAACGTTCCACCGGTTACCTGTTGGGCGGCATCAGTCCGTTGGGGCAGAAGAAGCGGTTGCGCACGTTTATCGATGTGACGGCGCAGCCATTTGCGACGATTTTTGTGAGTGCGGGGAGAAGGGGCTTGGAGGTTGAGTTGCCAGCCGTGGTGCTGGCTGAGCATACCCAGGCCAAGTTCGCGCCGATTGGTCGCGCCTGACGTCCATTTAGACGTGTATGAGCCAGGTGTGGGAGCGGGCTTGCTCGCGAAGGCGGTGTATCAGTCAATCAATAGGTCGACTGACACTCCGTTTTCGCGAGCAAGCCCGCTCCCAGGTTGATCCGGTTTCTTCAGTTGGCGGGGCTGTAGCGGCGCACGCCGGATTCGACTTGAGGAATCTGCGCGGCGGTGCTGCCTGAGGCCTGGAACAGCACCAGGTGTTCGGCGGCTACACGGATCCCCACATCCGCACCGACCTGATGGTCGGCATGGCTCGGGAAAATCGACTCCAGCTGCGCGCCGGTCGGCAGTTGCAGGCGATACAAGGTCGACGCGCCGAGGAAGGTCTTGCCGACGATCCGCGCTTTCAAACCGCTGTCCGGGGCGTAGACGATGTCGTCCGGGCGCAGTAGCACGTCCACCGCGCCGCCGGTGGGCCAGGTGTAGGCGCGGTTGCCGCGCAACTCACCCAGCTCGGTGCTGACCGATTCCGGCGAACTCAATTGGCCACGGATGAAGTAACCCTGGCCGATAAAGCTGGCGACGTAGGGCGTCTGCGGTTCGTGATAGAGGTTGTAGGGCGTGTCCCACTGTTCAAGCCGGCCCTCTTTGAACACGCCGACCTGATCGCTGACGGCAAAGGCTTCTTCCTGGTCGTGGGTCACCAGGATCGCGCTGGTGCCGCGTGCCTTGAGAATGTCGCGCACCTCGTGGCTGAGCTTGCGCCGCAACTCGCCATCGAGGTTGGAAAAGGGTTCATCCAGCAACAACAGGGCCGGCTCCGGCGCCAACGCGCGGGCGAGGGCGACGCGTTGTTGTTGGCCGCCGGAAAGCTCGTGGGGAAAGCGCTTGCCCAGGTTCTTCAGGTTGACCAGCTCCAGCAACTCAGCCACCACGCGGTCTTTCTGCGGATGCTTGCGAATACCGAAGGCAATGTTGTCGGCCACGCTCAAGTGAGGAAACAGTGCGTAGTCCTGGAACACCATCCCGATACGACGTTTCTCTGGTGCCAGTGTGAAACCGGCACTGGAGATCACTTCACCCGCCAGGCTGATTTCACCTTCGTGCACCGGCTCAAACCCGGCAATCGCCCGCAGCGTGGTGGTTTTGCCGCAGCCCGAAGAACCCAGCAGGCAACCGATGTCGCCGGCGTTGAGGTGCAGATTGAGGTTCTGCACCACCCGTTGATCTTGATAGCCGCATGCCAGATTGCGCAGGTTCAGCAGTAATGAATGGCTCATGCGTGGTGGTACGACGGCGGAACGAGGAATTCGAGCAGCGCCTTTTGCGCGTGCAGGCGGTTTTCAGCCTGGTCCCAGGCGACCGAGCGTGGGTCGTCGAGCAAGTCGAGGCTGATCTCTTCACCACGGTGGGCTGGCAGGCAGTGCATGAACAGCACATCCGGCGCGGCCAGGTCGAGCAGCGCGCGGTTCACTTGGTACGGCGCGAACAGGGCCAGGCGCTGGGTGGTCTCGTCTTCCTGGCCCATGGAGGTCCAGACGTCGGTGCTCACCAGGTGCGCGCCAATCACGGCGTCGCGTGGGTCGCGCACGAGGGTCACACGGTCACCGGCCTGTGCCAGGAAGCGCGCGTCCGGCTCGTAGCCTTCCGGGCAGGCAACGCGTAGGTGGAAGTCGAACTGGATGGCGGCTTCTATATAGCTGTTGCACATGTTGTTGCCGTCGCCGATCCAGGCCACGGTCTTGCCCTGGATCGAGCCACGGTGTTCGAGGAACGTTTGCATGTCGGCCAGCAACTGGCACGGGTGCAGGTCATCGGACAGGCCGTTGATCACCGGCACGCGGGAGTTGGCGGAAAATTCGGTCACGGTGCTGTGGGCAAAGGTACGGATCATCACCGCATCAAGCATGCTCGAGAGGACGATGGCGCTGTCGGCGATTGGCTCGCCACGGCCCAATTGGGTGTCGCGCGAGGACAAGAAGATGGCCTGGCCACCCAGTTGGATCATGCCGGCTTCGAAGGACACGCGGGTGCGGGTCGACGACTTCTCGAAAATCATCCCGAGCACGCGGTTTTTCAAAGGCTCGAACAGTACGCCGCGGTTACGCAGGTCTTTAAGCTCAATGCCTCGACGGATCACGCTGACCAGCTCTTCGGGCGTGCAATCCATCAGGGAGAGAAAGTGCCTTGCGCTCATCATTAACTACCTTTTTGCAACAGACCGCAGATACTCAAAGCCTTGTTTATTGTGACAACGGGCGAGACCTGCGGCGAAAGCCGCACGGGGCGACGAAATAGGGGAAGGCGCGATCTTATAATTAAATGTCGCGTCTTACCAATAGGGCTACGGTTTTTAGGGGTGTTCAAGCAGGGCGCCGGAGCGCTTTTGAAGACGAATACCAGACAGCAGCGGGTCATTTGTACACTGGCGTCACAACCTTTTGCAATGCGCGGAGGCGGCTGCGGGCCAGGCTGAGTCGGTTTCAGCGTGGCTGTGCGAAGTTTCTGAAACATTTGCTCATGCTTAGCCATGGCCGGGCCTGATGCTTGTCGATTCACGGCACTGACGTTGGTGGTGCCTTGGCCTTCAGCGGCCCATAGTGGAATCAAAGCCCTGATAAGAGACTGGCCATGACCAAGACTCTCCACCACCGTGCCTGCCATCTGTGTGAAGCCATCTGCGGCTTGACGCTCGAAACCACCCAGGCCGACGACGGCAGCCTGGCAATCACCTCGATCAAGGGCGACGCCCAGGACAGTTTCAGCCGTGGGCATATCTGCCCCAAGGCCGTGGCGCTGCAGGATATCCAAAATGATCCCGACCGCCTGCACCAGCCCATGTTGCGGGTGGGCAGCGAATGGCAGCCAATTGCCTGGGATGAGGCCTTTGCACGCGTTGCCGAGCGGTTGGCCGGCATTCAGGCGCGGCACGGGCAGAATGCAGTGGCGGTGTATCAGGGCAATCCCAGCGTGCATAACTATGGGTTGATGACCCACAGCAACTACTTTCTTGGGCAACTGAAGACGCGCAATCGGTTTTCCGCTACCTCGGTGGACCAGTTGCCCCACCACCTCACCAGTTACCTCATGTACGGCCATGGTCTGTTGCTGCCCATCCCGGACATCGATCACACCGACTTTATGCTGATCCTGGGCGGCAACCCACTGGCGTCCAACGGCAGCATCATGACCGTGCCCGATGTGGAGAAGCGTCTCAAGGCGATCCAGGCGCGGGGCGGCAAAGTGGTTGTGGTCGACCCTCGGCGCAGCGAGACGGCGGCGATGGCCGACCAGCATCTGTTCGTGCGTCCAGGCGGTGATGCGGCATTGTTGTTCGGCGT carries:
- the ybaK gene encoding Cys-tRNA(Pro) deacylase, yielding MTPALDLLKKVRAEHRIHSYEHDPKAASYGLEAAEKLGLDPARVFKTLLASSEKGELLVAVVPVVGSLDLKALAQAAGVKKVEMADPAAAQRSTGYLLGGISPLGQKKRLRTFIDVTAQPFATIFVSAGRRGLEVELPAVVLAEHTQAKFAPIGRA
- a CDS encoding ABC transporter ATP-binding protein: MSHSLLLNLRNLACGYQDQRVVQNLNLHLNAGDIGCLLGSSGCGKTTTLRAIAGFEPVHEGEISLAGEVISSAGFTLAPEKRRIGMVFQDYALFPHLSVADNIAFGIRKHPQKDRVVAELLELVNLKNLGKRFPHELSGGQQQRVALARALAPEPALLLLDEPFSNLDGELRRKLSHEVRDILKARGTSAILVTHDQEEAFAVSDQVGVFKEGRLEQWDTPYNLYHEPQTPYVASFIGQGYFIRGQLSSPESVSTELGELRGNRAYTWPTGGAVDVLLRPDDIVYAPDSGLKARIVGKTFLGASTLYRLQLPTGAQLESIFPSHADHQVGADVGIRVAAEHLVLFQASGSTAAQIPQVESGVRRYSPAN
- the argF gene encoding ornithine carbamoyltransferase, which translates into the protein MSARHFLSLMDCTPEELVSVIRRGIELKDLRNRGVLFEPLKNRVLGMIFEKSSTRTRVSFEAGMIQLGGQAIFLSSRDTQLGRGEPIADSAIVLSSMLDAVMIRTFAHSTVTEFSANSRVPVINGLSDDLHPCQLLADMQTFLEHRGSIQGKTVAWIGDGNNMCNSYIEAAIQFDFHLRVACPEGYEPDARFLAQAGDRVTLVRDPRDAVIGAHLVSTDVWTSMGQEDETTQRLALFAPYQVNRALLDLAAPDVLFMHCLPAHRGEEISLDLLDDPRSVAWDQAENRLHAQKALLEFLVPPSYHHA